A genomic window from Lycium barbarum isolate Lr01 chromosome 4, ASM1917538v2, whole genome shotgun sequence includes:
- the LOC132637536 gene encoding photosystem II D2 protein-like — protein MGVSGVLGAALLCAIHGATRENTLFEDGDGANTFRAFNPTQAEETYSMVTANRFWSQIFGVAFSNKRWLHFFILFVPVTGLWMSALGVVGLALNLRAYDFVSQEIRAAEDPEFETFYTKNILLNEGIRAWI, from the coding sequence ATGGGAGTTTCCGGTGTATTGGGCGCTGCTTTGCTATGCGCCATTCATGGTGCTACCAGAGAAAATACTTTATTTGAAGACGGTGATGGTGCAAATACATTCCGTGCTTTTAACCCAACTCAAGCCGAAGAAACTTATTCAATGGTCACCGCTAACCGCTTTTGGTCCCAAATCTTTGGGGTTGCTTTTTCCAATAAACGTTGGTTAcatttctttatattatttgTACCAGTAACTGGTTTATGGATGAGTGCTCTTGGAGTAGTCGGTCTAGCCCTGAACCTACGTGCCTATGACTTTGTTTCTCAGGAAATTCGCGCAGCGGAAGATCCTGAATTTGAGACTTTCTACACCAAAAATATCCTCTTAAACGAAGGTATTCGCGCTTGGATATAG